The nucleotide sequence CCATGTGTATCATCACCCCCAGCAATGACAAGTGACTAGGATCGTGCCTCTGAACACTAGTCTTTAGACAGCACCTCTTTGGAGAATGCATATAGTTATTACACAAGCAGCAACCCAGCCCTGCACCTTAGACTGACCGTGCAGACACTCCTCCTTAGTCTGAAGCCGACAGGACTCAAGTCTGCTGTGGGAAGGAAAACTACACCTGTCAGGTCGGGATCCATCCTGGAGGAAAGACTGCCAATATCTGACAAGATAAATGGGCCCTCGCCACATATACAGTACTAAGAAGTGCCAGATGTGTCGCAGACCACAGGCCCCAGCTGGAGGGCTCACAGACTGATAACTGACAAAAATAGATCTTACTGGGTTTCCTATCATATTTCACCTTTAACCCTGTTTGATTCTAAACTAGTATGAACATTGCCAAGCAGTAAGTTATGTTAATACTGTATATGAAATACTGTGACTGAGGACTACAGAATTTGTTTTATTAAGATTTGAGTGTCATTAAAGCAATACAAAAAAACAAGGTATTTTTATTTTTCTGTGAAGTTAGAATTTATTAAATCTGAACATAAGACAATACTTAGTGAAATGTCAAGTCCCTGTAACTTTAACTATTCTACCTCAGCCATTAACAATGTCTTGTCTGAAATATCCTTCTCTCTGGGGTTTTGCCGCTTTTTCTAAAACAGAAAAGTCAATGTCATTCATCTTGGTATCTTCCATAACATTCAGATGACAATTCAAATAACTTTTCACTGTGGAGATTTCATAAAATAATTTGCATCATATCAAGTGAGCAAAATCGCATTGCTTTCTTTAATTTCATGAATGTGCAATGGCAGCAGGTACCACTAGTTGTGTGAAAAAAACAGTGCAGATCAAGTAATTATATCAAAGTTATTCCAAAATAATTTCTATGGCAGAGTAtctgtgtagtgttcacagcCTGGCCCTGGGGGGCCTCTCATGGAGACACTTCCTGACCAGCCCCAGTGCTTCCAGGGCTGTGCCCCAGCTCAGAGTGACCCCCCAGCCCCCATGGCCATAGTTATGCACCACCGGTACCTGTCGGCTCCCCAGgaggaccatctctctctccacccggACGTTCTTCCTACTGGGTCTCAGCCCCACAGACTCCCCGAGGACCCTGGCCCTGCTCAGGGACGGCTCCAGGCTGCTACAGCGCTCCAGGATGCCCTGGCTGTCCTCTGGGTCAACCTCCAGGCGCCAGTCGTCCACCTGCCTACAGAGACAATCAGCCGCACAAAAAGATAAGTCTCTCTTCTACAGAGCCTACAGACTGAACTTGTAGTGAACATGTGATGTTTTGTGGTAATTCGTACATCCCACTTTCTACATTATCATTATGTAATGTATTTTTCAGAGTATTCCTCAGGTAAAGAGCATCTTATTTCATGACGCAATTCTGTTTTCTAATAAACTTGACTTGCCTGGTGCCGCCCAATGTCACGCTGTGCATCCCTGGGTAGATATATGACTGCCCTTCCCCATCCCGGATGAAGTGTTGGAGCCAAGGGGCCTGGACCTTCAAATCATATGGACATTTATGGTCATATACAGCacaatgaaatgcttatttacaagctctcttaggtgtgtgtgtgtgtgtgtacacactttGAGGACCTGCCCCCTGACAGGGTAGACCTGAGAGTCCCCTACTAGAGACTTGGCGCCCAGACCGGAGCAGTTGACGATGACGTCGTATCCCTGGCTGCTTAGTTCCTGGAGGTCGTTTACTTTCTGCTTCACAACCTGGCCTCCTGCTTTTCTAAACCTAAAAAAACACTTTTTAAAGTCGGTCATAAAAGATTTGAAATGGAGAAAAAAAGCAAAATCCATCTATATTTGAATTCAGGAAGTACATAGAGTAGCTGTAAATGTTTTTGATACAGTAAAACCGTTAATAGATGAACACGTGACTAGTATAGAAGTCAAAACAAGCTAAGACCAAGAATGTACCTCTTCTCCATCCATGGCAGGTAGTTGGAACATTCACATTTCACTGTGGTGAACGCCTGGCCAAACTTGTGCTCAGGAAACCGTTTCAGTTCACGGTCTGTCATGATTCGGAAACCCAGCACAAATGCAGACCAGAATGGCACCTTATCCACAGGCAGCTCCTTGTGTATTTGCCATCTAAAAGATACCAAACCCCTTCACAGTGGTGAGCATTTTCAACCAGTAGAACTTGTGAATAAATGTCAGAACTATTGAACTGGCTGTAACTTGTGTttcatatggcaccctattccctatagtgcacttcTCTTCTGGCTccggtcaaaaatagtgcactatacagcATCCATTCCTTTATGGTTGAGGATCCTTACCCTGAGCTGAGCAACACCCCAGCCTCTGATGCCTGTTCTGATTGGGCAATAGCCAGCAGGTGATCAATCGTCTCCTTGAACCACCTCTGCTGCTGTTCCAGAGGGATATCTGGGGGGAAAGAGGGATGTAGAGCGGGAGAGGGGAATGTAAGGGGGAGCGAGAGGAATGTAAGGGGGagcgagaggaatggagggggaagcgagaggaatggagggggaagcgagaggaatggagggggtggagcgagaggaatggagggggagcgagaggaatggagggggggagcgagaggaatggagggggagcgagaggaatggaggggggggggggagcgagaggaatggaggggggcgagaggaatggagggggggggagcgagaggaatggagggggggagcgagaggaatggaggggggggagcgagaggaatggaggggggggggagcgagaggaatgggaggggggggagcgagaggaatggaggggggggagcgagaggaatggagggggagcgagagaaatggaggggggagcgagaggaatggagggggagcgagaggaatggagggggggagcgagaggaatggaggggggagcgagagaaatggaggggggagcgaggggaatggagagggggagcgagagaaatggagggggagcgagagaaatggaggggggagcgaggggaatggagggggggagcgagaggaatggagggggagcgagaggaatggaggggggagcgagagaaaTGGAGGGGGGGAGCGAGGGGAATGGAGGGGGGGGagcgagaggaatggagggggggagcgagaggaatggagggggagcgagagaaatggaggggggggggagcgagagaaatggaggggggagcgaggggaatggaggggggagcgagagaaatggagggggagcgaggggaatggagggggagcgaggggaatggagggggagcgaggggaatggaggggggcgagggaggggaatggaggcgGGGgcgagggaggggaatggaggggggggggaggggggggaagaatggagcgagagggggagggaaggagggagcgagaggaatggagggggagcgagaggaatggagggggagcgagaggaatggagggagaggggagggagaggaatggagggagagggggagggaaggagggaacgagaggaatggaggggggaacgagaggaatggagggaaggggggagcgagaggaatggagggagcgagaggaatggagggaacgagaggaatggagggaagggggggagcgagaggaatggagggagcgagaggaatggagggagcgggagagggggagggagaggaatggagggagagggggagggaaggagggaacgAGAGGAATGGAGGCGGgagcgagagggaaggagggaacgagaggaatggaggggggagcgagaggaatggaggggggagcgagaggaatggaggggggagcgagaggaatggagggggagcgagaggaatggagggggagcgagaggaatgagggaagggggagcgagaggaatggagggggagcgagaggaatgagggaagggggagcgagagggaaggagggagcgagaggaatggagggagcgagaggaatggagggagggagcgagaggaatggaggggggagcgagaggaatggaggggggagcgagaggaatggagggaggaacgagaggaatggagggggagcgagaggaatggagggggaacgagaggaatggagggggagcgagaggaatggagggggaacgagaggaatggagggggaacgagaggaatggagggggagcgagaggaatggagggggagcgagaggaatggagggggagcgagaggaatggagggaggagcgagaggaatggaggggggagCGAGAGGAATGAGGGAAGGGGGGAGCGAGAGGAATGAGGGAAGGGGGGGAGCGAGAGGAATGAGGGAAGGGGGagcgagaggaatggagggaagggggagcgagaggaatggagggggaacgagaggaatggaggggggaacgagaggaatggaggggggagcgagaggaatggaggggggagcgagaggaatgagggaggggggagcgagaggaatggagggaagggggggagcgagaggaatggagggaagggggaacgagaggaatggagggggaacgagaggaatggagggggagcgagaggaatgagggaagggggagcgagaggaatggagggaaggggggagcgagaggaatggagggaagggggagcgagaggaatggagggaaggggggagcgagaggaatggagggagggagggagcgagaggaatggagggagggagggagcgagaggaatggagggagggagggagcgaggggaatggagggagggagcgaggggagcgagcgagggagggagggagcgagggggagggagggagggagcgagcgaggggaatggagggagggagaaagggagggagagagggagaggaaggcagATGGAAaggtgggaagggagagagaaagagggggagagggacagaggggggagaaggagggaggaaaaaaAATAATGACTGTTAATAAACTTAATTCACTGGATAAAGAGATGCCCATGCCTCACCTGGGAACGGTGAGCAAATCAGGATCCCAGCAGCCACGTCGCTGGTGGTGTCTGGGGTAAACCTGTCAGCTATGAGGGTCACAGAGCAGTAGGGGAGGGCCTCAGCGATGCACACAGCTGTGGAGAAGCCAACCACACCTCCACCCACCACCACGACTGTCATACTCTTCATCATAGGATGATTCTGCTGGGAGAAAAACGTCGTAAGGGAAAGTTGTAATACTTGTACTGCGTTTTactgtgtatacagtgcctttggaaagtattcagacccttgactttttatacattttgttacgctacagccttattctaaaatggattaaacaaaatcatttcctcagcaatctactcacaatacctcataagtattcagactctttgctatgagacttgaaattgagctcaggtgcatcctgtttccattgatcctccttgagatgtttctagaacttgattggacatgatttggaaaggcacacacctgtctatataaaaggtcccacaagtgcatgtcagagaaaaaaacaagtcAAAGGAATAGtcagtagagctctgagacaggattgtgttgaggcacagatctggggaagggtaccaaaacatttctgcagcattgaaggtcccaagaacacagtggcctccatcattcttaaatggaagaagtttggaaccaccaagactcttcctagacctggccgcccagccaaactaagcaatcgggggagaagggccttggtcagggaggtgaccaagaacccaatggtcactctgactgagctctggagttcctatgtggagatgggagaaggcagcactccaccaatcaggcctttatggtagggtggccagacagaagccactcttcagtaaaaggcacatgacagcccgcttggaattagccagaaaggcacctaaagactgacCATGAGTAACAAAATATCtgatttgatgaaaccaagaatgaactctttggcctcaatttaatccattttagaacaaggttgtaacctaacaaaatgtggaaagtcaaggggtctgactaGTTTACGAAGGCACTGTTTACCTTGTTAAAGCACCTGTAGGTGATACAGGAAGGGGAGTATGATCAAATGCAAAATCTATATCAAAATAGCAGTGCAAGGGGAGGGTgtagggggagaaaggggagggtgTAGGGGAGAAAGTGGCGGGTgtggggggagaaaggggagggtgtgggggagaaaggggagggtgtggggggaCAAGGTGGCGGGTgtaggggagaaaggggagggtgtggggggagaaaggggagggtgtggggggagAAAGTGGCGGGTgtggggggagaaaggggagtgtgtggggggagaaaggggagtgtgtggggggagaaaggggagggtgtaggggagaaaggggagggtgtaggggagaaaggggagggtgtaggggagaaaggggagggtgtggggggagAAAGTGGCGGGTGTAGGGGAGAAAGTGGCGGGTGTAGGGGAGAAAGGGGAGTGTgtggggggagaaaggggagggtgTAGGGGAGAAAGTGGCGGGTGTAGGGGAGAACGGGGAGTGTgtggggggagaaaggggagtgtgtgggggggagaaagtgggggagaaaggggagggtgtagggggagaaaggggagggtgTAGGGGAGAAAGTGGCGGGTgtggggggagaaaggggagggtgtggggggagaaaggggagggtgtgggggagaAAGGGGTGGAAGAAAAACTGAAACAGCATTGCAGTGTTCCAGTCCTACGTGTTTATTTATGATCCCAGCCACGTCACTGCATCAGGCCTTTTACCTCTTGGTCGGCCTTTTACCTCTTGgtcggccatcattgtaaataagaatgtgttctttattgacttgcctagttaaaaggtTACATTTAACCTTATATATAACACGGGGCTAAAGTTTAAGGATACGTTGGTTGGTTAATGTCAATTAAATGACTATGGGTTATTTTACATACACTAACCACTCCACTTGACTCAAGTGTTAAACATTCAACCTTTTTTAATCAACATTTTGATTTATCTGGATTAAATGTATCCAACACTGCTTGGGATTTTGAAGTGAAATAGAGCAAGTTGAAAAATATTATAATCACCCCTTTGAAGCTTCAGTAACCAGTCGCCTGTGGTATTTGGGATGCAGTAGTTGCAGGATACTGCAGTTATACCGCATTCTGACTGCAAGATTTTTTCTTAAGGGCATTTACATAAAACACTGCTATTTGCCCCTATCCTTTATGATGCCTAACAAAACTTCTCCAACGAATGTTTTGGCCTACATGCAGGCTGTGCAAGGTCACAATGTATCAAACTAACTTACTACTCTGCATAATGAACAGCCAAATCATTATGTAATACTTCTCCATCGGGCTAGTTTGTATCTGTGGGATGCGCAAATAGAGGATCAGTTCCCCTCCCCCAGCCTTAAACATCAGtgggggaaatgcaaaactgacccaagatcagagTCTATAGGCAACTTCACCATAGTCTGCGGGGTTAAAGTCCTGAAAGGATTCAAATAAATCCTGTGTGCCTTTATGAGTTTGCATCCAGCCAACTACTGATGCGCTATGAAGCGGTGAAGTCATTTTTATTCATCTGTTAATCTGTTAATAACCATAGTGTTCATAGTGTACTGTATGAGAACTACAAACACAGTTATGACATAGAAAAAGGCTGCTAACCGACTGCATGTCTCTTGTAAAAGGTTGTCCAACATTCTTCAAGTTGACCTAAGAGAGCAGACGTCATATCGCCTATAAAAAAAGATTCGCCTACAATTAAACAAGAACCTGAACTAAATTTCAAACAATTACGTGATA is from Oncorhynchus masou masou isolate Uvic2021 chromosome 32, UVic_Omas_1.1, whole genome shotgun sequence and encodes:
- the ddo gene encoding D-aspartate oxidase isoform X2, producing the protein MMKSMTVVVVGGGVVGFSTAVCIAEALPYCSVTLIADRFTPDTTSDVAAGILICSPFPDIPLEQQQRWFKETIDHLLAIAQSEQASEAGVLLSSGWQIHKELPVDKVPFWSAFVLGFRIMTDRELKRFPEHKFGQAFTTVKCECSNYLPWMEKRFRKAGGQVVKQKVNDLQELSSQGYDVIVNCSGLGAKSLVGDSQVYPVRGQVLKVQAPWLQHFIRDGEGQSYIYPGMHSVTLGGTRQVDDWRLEVDPEDSQGILERCSSLEPSLSRARVLGESVGLRPSRKNVRVEREMVLLGSRQVPVVHNYGHGGWGVTLSWGTALEALGLVRKCLHERPPRARL
- the ddo gene encoding D-aspartate oxidase isoform X1 — encoded protein: MQSNHPMMKSMTVVVVGGGVVGFSTAVCIAEALPYCSVTLIADRFTPDTTSDVAAGILICSPFPDIPLEQQQRWFKETIDHLLAIAQSEQASEAGVLLSSGWQIHKELPVDKVPFWSAFVLGFRIMTDRELKRFPEHKFGQAFTTVKCECSNYLPWMEKRFRKAGGQVVKQKVNDLQELSSQGYDVIVNCSGLGAKSLVGDSQVYPVRGQVLKVQAPWLQHFIRDGEGQSYIYPGMHSVTLGGTRQVDDWRLEVDPEDSQGILERCSSLEPSLSRARVLGESVGLRPSRKNVRVEREMVLLGSRQVPVVHNYGHGGWGVTLSWGTALEALGLVRKCLHERPPRARL
- the ddo gene encoding D-aspartate oxidase isoform X3; protein product: MQSNHPMMKSMTVVVVGGGVVGFSTAVCIAEALPYCSVTLIADRFTPDTTSDVAAGILICSPFPDIPLEQQQRWFKETIDHLLAIAQSEQASEAGVLLSSGWQIHKELPVDKVPFWSAFVLGFRIMTDRELKRFPEHKFGQAFTTVKCECSNYLPWMEKRFRKAGGQVVKQKVNDLQELSSQGYDVIVNCSGLGAKSLVQAPWLQHFIRDGEGQSYIYPGMHSVTLGGTRQVDDWRLEVDPEDSQGILERCSSLEPSLSRARVLGESVGLRPSRKNVRVEREMVLLGSRQVPVVHNYGHGGWGVTLSWGTALEALGLVRKCLHERPPRARL
- the ddo gene encoding D-aspartate oxidase isoform X4; the encoded protein is MQSNHPMMKSMTVVVVGGGVVGFSTAVCIAEALPYCSVTLIADRFTPDTTSDVAAGILICSPFPDIPLEQQQRWFKETIDHLLAIAQSEQASEAGVLLSSGWQIHKELPVDKVPFWSAFVLGFRIMTDRELKRFPEHKFGQAFTTVKCECSNYLPWMEKRFRKAGGQVVKQKVNDLQELSSQGYDVIVNCSGLGAKSLVGDSQVYPVRGQVLKVQAPWLQHFIRDGEGQSYIYPGMHSVTLGGTRQVDDWRLEVDPEDSQGILERCSSLEPSLSRARVLGESVGLRPSRKNVRVEREMVLLGSRQKKRQNPREKDISDKTLLMAEVE